From Amycolatopsis sp. cg9, one genomic window encodes:
- a CDS encoding TIR domain-containing protein, with protein MTDPDPGLSGARTADRFDVFLCFTRADAGSAAAVDRIEEALRADGLRVFRDTGIGAFEPITRELADAIAGSRVLLAYYSRILPTRYACQWELTAAFVAARRHGDPADRVLVINPEPGTGHLAPVELADAKFFTGPVTPEVLPELVGRVRRKVERTGVPLGAPAGRTAPPGRRPPPRLVGRHPELWAVHSALNAAAFPGATPYSRPVAVLRGLPGAGKTALAEQYAYLFHGAFGGGVVRLGPFGHHEPDDFLAQFPLALARAAADRLGTDVSGLDLDRLRELLADRIDAAGERVLVLVDDVPAGLPPAVLDRLLLPSERVHTLITSRFGHAPWDAATVDLGGLTPEESLRLFSEFRAPGSDAERAAVLRFADRCGGHPVTLLATAFAVRHRPEPLTDDVLAALPDTAPQAVRDLLAELTPLARDVVRLGTVLAPVPFPADLACAVLGPVAAPELTAAVDELVTRGFATLADGELRLQALVVEVARTEPVPAGLAARAAEALLGRLPGDRDFLLQHARALAEHAPGHRVRLLRPVAAAYEAQGDPATAGEVHAVILATGEATSADFAAGARVEIACGLYAEAVDHARAARELAGDEAERYAAGLAEAQALDCQGDYAEADRTFWARHGDVLPAEGEERYRAALAVALARRLRGRPRDALALLEPLLAELRDAPPGPVRDELAPATRLEYARSLQLAGRPRRAREVAGDVVAEHHATGRERHARCVEAELVRADAMLALDLRDLRATPADWERSAAELRELEKSYAKRYGSENPLTLTAAVFADRALLALGQPKRALAVLSATEQVVLRVLGADHPLRYRIRHGMGLAHAQLREFGRQAELLEDILEPQIRLLGRTHPETVESRLDLGIALALSGRGPRARAAELVDGAARDIVDALGAATELSAKAQAAKRVVRLPQPFVSALFTVERLIWPGREKGE; from the coding sequence ATGACGGATCCCGATCCCGGTCTGTCCGGCGCCCGCACGGCGGACCGATTCGACGTGTTCCTGTGTTTCACCCGGGCCGACGCCGGCAGTGCGGCGGCGGTCGACCGGATCGAAGAAGCACTGCGCGCCGACGGGCTTCGCGTGTTCCGCGACACCGGGATCGGCGCATTCGAGCCGATCACCCGCGAACTCGCGGACGCGATCGCCGGTTCGCGCGTGCTGCTCGCCTACTATTCGCGCATTCTGCCGACCCGGTACGCGTGCCAGTGGGAATTGACGGCCGCGTTCGTCGCCGCGCGGCGCCACGGCGACCCGGCGGACCGCGTGCTGGTGATCAACCCGGAACCGGGGACCGGGCACCTCGCGCCGGTCGAACTGGCGGACGCGAAGTTCTTCACCGGCCCGGTGACCCCCGAAGTGCTGCCGGAACTGGTCGGCCGGGTGCGGCGGAAGGTCGAGCGCACCGGCGTCCCGCTCGGCGCGCCCGCGGGGCGGACGGCCCCGCCCGGACGGCGGCCACCACCCCGGCTCGTCGGCCGCCACCCGGAGCTGTGGGCCGTCCACAGTGCGCTCAACGCGGCCGCTTTTCCCGGCGCGACACCGTATTCGCGGCCGGTGGCCGTGCTGCGCGGCCTGCCGGGGGCCGGCAAGACGGCGCTGGCCGAGCAGTACGCCTACCTGTTCCACGGCGCGTTCGGCGGCGGGGTCGTCCGGCTCGGGCCGTTCGGGCACCACGAACCGGACGACTTCCTCGCCCAGTTCCCGCTCGCCCTGGCCAGGGCCGCCGCGGACCGCCTCGGCACGGACGTCTCCGGGCTCGACCTCGACCGCCTGCGCGAACTGCTCGCCGACCGGATCGACGCGGCGGGCGAGCGGGTGCTGGTGCTCGTCGACGACGTCCCGGCGGGCCTGCCACCCGCCGTCCTCGACCGGCTGCTCCTGCCGAGCGAGCGGGTGCACACGCTGATCACCAGCCGGTTCGGGCACGCGCCGTGGGACGCGGCGACCGTGGACCTCGGGGGCCTCACCCCGGAGGAAAGCCTGCGGCTCTTCTCGGAGTTCCGGGCGCCCGGCAGCGACGCCGAGCGCGCGGCCGTGCTCCGCTTCGCCGACCGTTGCGGCGGGCACCCGGTCACCCTGCTGGCCACCGCGTTCGCCGTCCGGCACCGGCCGGAACCGCTGACCGACGACGTCCTCGCCGCGCTGCCGGACACCGCGCCGCAGGCGGTCCGGGACCTGCTCGCCGAGCTCACCCCGCTGGCCCGCGACGTCGTCCGGCTCGGCACGGTGCTGGCGCCGGTGCCGTTCCCGGCGGACCTGGCCTGCGCGGTGCTCGGCCCGGTCGCCGCGCCGGAGCTGACCGCGGCGGTGGACGAACTCGTCACGCGGGGTTTCGCCACCCTGGCCGACGGCGAACTGCGCCTGCAGGCACTGGTCGTCGAGGTCGCCCGCACGGAACCCGTCCCCGCCGGGCTGGCCGCGCGCGCGGCCGAGGCGCTCCTCGGCCGGCTCCCCGGCGACCGCGACTTCCTGCTCCAGCACGCCCGCGCGCTGGCCGAACACGCACCGGGCCACCGGGTCCGGCTGCTCCGCCCGGTGGCCGCGGCGTACGAGGCGCAGGGCGACCCGGCCACGGCAGGCGAGGTCCACGCGGTCATCCTCGCGACCGGCGAAGCCACTTCGGCCGACTTCGCCGCGGGGGCCCGCGTCGAGATCGCCTGCGGGCTGTACGCGGAAGCCGTCGACCACGCGCGGGCCGCGCGGGAGCTGGCCGGCGACGAGGCCGAGCGGTACGCCGCCGGGCTCGCCGAAGCGCAGGCCCTCGACTGCCAGGGCGACTACGCCGAAGCCGACCGGACGTTCTGGGCGCGCCACGGCGACGTCCTGCCGGCCGAAGGCGAGGAGCGGTACCGGGCCGCGCTCGCCGTGGCGCTCGCCCGGCGGCTGCGCGGGCGGCCGCGGGACGCCCTCGCGCTCCTCGAACCCCTGCTCGCGGAGCTGCGGGACGCGCCGCCGGGCCCGGTCCGCGACGAGCTCGCGCCGGCCACCCGGCTCGAGTACGCGCGGAGCCTCCAGCTGGCCGGGCGGCCCCGCCGGGCGCGGGAGGTCGCCGGCGACGTCGTCGCGGAGCACCACGCGACCGGCCGGGAGCGGCACGCCCGGTGCGTCGAGGCGGAACTCGTGCGCGCCGACGCGATGCTGGCGCTCGACCTGCGCGACCTGCGCGCCACCCCGGCCGACTGGGAACGCTCGGCGGCCGAGCTGCGGGAACTCGAGAAGAGCTACGCGAAGCGGTACGGCTCCGAGAACCCCCTCACCTTGACCGCGGCCGTGTTCGCCGACCGCGCCCTGCTGGCGCTCGGCCAGCCGAAGCGGGCGCTGGCCGTGCTGTCCGCCACCGAGCAGGTCGTGCTGCGGGTGCTCGGCGCGGACCACCCGCTGCGCTACCGGATCCGGCACGGCATGGGACTGGCGCACGCCCAGCTGCGCGAATTCGGCCGCCAGGCCGAACTGCTCGAGGACATCCTCGAGCCGCAGATCCGGCTGCTCGGGCGGACCCACCCGGAAACCGTCGAGAGCCGGCTCGACCTCGGGATCGCCCTCGCGCTGAGCGGCCGCGGCCCGCGCGCGCGAGCGGCCGAGCTGGTCGACGGCGCCGCGCGCGACATCGTCGACGCGCTGGGCGCGGCCACCGAACTGTCGGCCAAGGCACAGGCCGCCAAGCGCGTCGTGCGGCTCCCCCAGCCGTTCGTGTCCGCGCTGTTCACCGTCGAACGGCTGATCTGGCCGGGCCGCGAGAAAGGCGAATAA
- a CDS encoding protein kinase, producing the protein MERQLADRYRLGPLLGRGPAGEVFAGTGTDGREYAVKLLDARLTGDSEAVARFLRAQAPLVGLAHEHLVTLSDIVVEGDIVALVVDRVPGGSLRERLSASGPLLPAEIARIGAGIAAALQVVHDAGVVHGDVKPSNVLMDDTGAVRVPKLTDTGVAFLAPRRTHTSLATASKYAAPEVVRGEQPGPAADLYSLGVVLYELYCGVAPFAGGFVRDAGEGPGRPGEIPAPLWDLLRLLLAVEPSLRPRAGQVATVLTAMLPDLVGAPVGPRLDRPPPTETARSHAAPSPFPIGDDMFGEQLYSPPPKKRKKWIPVTAAAAVLAAAGVTTVALASSGGTPAAAPAPVTVTQAPPTATVTASAPGTTSAATTSASAVPAAAGEPTVEQYLSELSPVEGSFDRSHETGNIGGKPYLHTVGTGVQECSEADSAEYNISKGYRKFTATAGLDDNSADSGLKVQLEVFGDGRKLLTTVLELNKPTAVDLDVTGVLRLKIGWQPVKSGSCGDSGNYLNLGEAKLLGVPGEVPTSLAPTG; encoded by the coding sequence ATGGAACGTCAGCTGGCCGATCGCTACCGGCTCGGCCCACTCCTCGGCCGGGGACCGGCGGGCGAAGTCTTCGCCGGTACCGGCACCGACGGCCGCGAGTACGCCGTCAAGCTGCTCGACGCGCGCCTGACCGGGGACTCCGAGGCCGTCGCGCGGTTCCTGCGCGCGCAGGCCCCGCTCGTCGGCCTGGCGCACGAACACCTGGTGACCTTGTCCGACATCGTCGTCGAGGGGGACATCGTCGCGCTGGTCGTCGACCGGGTGCCGGGCGGTTCGCTGCGCGAACGGCTGAGCGCGTCGGGACCGCTGCTGCCCGCCGAGATAGCCCGGATCGGCGCCGGGATCGCGGCGGCGCTGCAGGTGGTGCACGACGCCGGGGTCGTGCACGGCGACGTCAAGCCGTCCAACGTGCTGATGGACGACACCGGCGCGGTGCGGGTGCCGAAGCTGACCGACACCGGCGTCGCGTTCCTGGCCCCGCGGCGGACGCACACGTCGCTGGCGACCGCGTCGAAGTACGCGGCACCCGAGGTCGTGCGCGGCGAACAGCCGGGGCCGGCCGCCGACCTCTACTCGCTGGGCGTCGTGCTCTACGAGCTCTACTGCGGGGTCGCGCCGTTCGCCGGCGGGTTCGTCCGCGACGCGGGCGAAGGCCCGGGACGGCCCGGGGAGATCCCGGCCCCGCTGTGGGACCTGCTCCGCCTGCTGCTCGCCGTCGAGCCGTCGTTGCGGCCGCGGGCGGGCCAGGTCGCGACCGTGCTCACCGCGATGCTGCCGGACCTCGTCGGAGCCCCCGTCGGGCCGCGGCTGGACCGGCCCCCGCCCACCGAAACCGCGCGGAGCCACGCGGCCCCGTCACCCTTCCCGATCGGAGACGACATGTTCGGCGAGCAGTTGTACAGCCCACCCCCGAAGAAGCGGAAGAAGTGGATCCCGGTCACGGCCGCGGCGGCGGTGCTGGCCGCCGCCGGCGTCACGACGGTGGCGCTGGCGAGTTCCGGCGGCACCCCGGCGGCCGCGCCCGCCCCGGTGACGGTCACGCAGGCGCCGCCCACCGCCACGGTGACCGCCTCCGCGCCCGGCACGACGAGCGCCGCCACCACCTCCGCGTCCGCCGTCCCGGCCGCCGCCGGGGAGCCGACGGTCGAGCAGTACCTGAGCGAGCTGAGCCCGGTCGAGGGGTCCTTCGACCGCAGCCACGAGACCGGCAACATCGGCGGCAAGCCGTACCTGCACACGGTCGGCACCGGCGTCCAGGAGTGTTCGGAGGCCGACTCGGCCGAGTACAACATCTCGAAGGGCTACCGGAAGTTCACCGCCACCGCCGGCCTCGACGACAACTCCGCGGACTCCGGGCTGAAGGTGCAGCTCGAGGTCTTCGGCGACGGCCGCAAGCTGCTCACGACGGTCCTGGAACTGAACAAGCCGACGGCGGTCGACCTCGACGTCACCGGCGTGCTGCGCCTGAAGATCGGCTGGCAGCCGGTCAAGTCCGGCTCGTGCGGCGATTCCGGCAACTACCTGAACCTCGGCGAGGCGAAGCTGCTCGGCGTGCCGGGCGAGGTGCCGACGTCCCTGGCCCCGACCGGCTGA
- a CDS encoding helix-turn-helix domain-containing protein, producing the protein MSERATFGAELRRLRRAAGVSLTELADRVHYSKGYLSKVETGLTAPNAALAALCEAELGAPGVLTALLPREPARRRTRPDVRPSGLPPATADFTGRAAELRAVRDALEADAGVCVVSGMGGVGKTALAVRCAHRLEAAFADGCLFVDLHGQGDTPVPAAAVHDRLLRVLGVPAERIPADPDDRAALYRSRLRGRSLLLVLDNAGSAAQVRPLLPAEPKCRVLVTARSRLTALDDARHVSLDVLPAGAAAELVSALTGAGAADAARVADRCGRLPLAIRIAAARLRAHPAWDLAELDRRLAGEADRLGELDDGERSLSAAFRLSARQLDAAEARLFGLLALHPGSDLDVRAASALGGLPPRETDRLLDRLHDAYLVTQPAADRYGFHDLLRAFAAGTPLAEGERERAFGRLAAFAVREAERADRELAPQRYRPEIGYPAELPEPAPLDGVAWFRAEWPNLVALCRRAGELGEHDRCWQLAFFLRGYFFLAKLWDPWIATHRWARAAAEAAGDRWALAITTANLGVALIDRGDLDGASECYREALREYRAIGDRHGEATALAHDAWADHYRGENAAALRSFRTALEFYEQTGNDRNAAITNRGIALVLVGLGEAAEAAELATATLAVFDRLGLDFDAAMALNCLGWARFHTGEHDLAAAAYREAAARAEACDSSHEAARAYTGLGNVAAARGEPGAAAGFWSQADEIHPDLDPVVVGEARARRA; encoded by the coding sequence ATGAGCGAACGAGCGACGTTCGGCGCGGAGCTGCGCCGCCTGCGCCGCGCCGCCGGCGTCTCCCTCACGGAACTGGCGGACCGCGTCCACTACAGCAAGGGCTACCTGAGCAAGGTCGAAACCGGCCTCACCGCGCCGAACGCGGCGCTGGCCGCCCTCTGCGAGGCCGAACTCGGCGCGCCCGGGGTGCTCACCGCGCTGCTCCCGCGCGAACCGGCTCGCCGGCGCACCCGGCCCGACGTCCGCCCGTCGGGGCTGCCGCCGGCCACCGCGGACTTCACCGGCCGGGCCGCCGAACTGCGGGCGGTCCGCGACGCGCTGGAGGCCGACGCCGGTGTCTGCGTCGTGTCCGGCATGGGCGGCGTCGGCAAGACGGCACTCGCGGTCCGCTGCGCCCACCGGCTGGAAGCGGCGTTCGCCGACGGGTGCCTGTTCGTCGACCTCCACGGCCAGGGCGACACCCCGGTGCCGGCCGCCGCGGTGCACGACCGCCTGCTGCGCGTGCTGGGCGTGCCCGCGGAGCGGATCCCGGCCGACCCCGACGACCGCGCCGCCCTCTACCGCTCGCGGCTGCGCGGCCGCAGCCTGCTGCTCGTGCTCGACAACGCGGGCAGCGCCGCGCAGGTCCGCCCGCTGCTGCCCGCCGAGCCGAAGTGCCGGGTGCTCGTCACCGCCCGGTCGCGGCTGACCGCGCTCGACGACGCGCGGCACGTCTCGCTCGACGTGCTCCCCGCCGGCGCCGCGGCGGAGCTGGTCTCCGCGCTGACCGGCGCCGGCGCGGCGGACGCGGCCCGCGTCGCGGACCGGTGCGGCCGGCTGCCGCTGGCCATCCGGATCGCCGCGGCCCGGCTGCGCGCGCACCCGGCGTGGGACCTGGCCGAGCTCGACCGGCGGCTGGCGGGCGAAGCGGACCGGCTCGGCGAGCTCGACGACGGCGAACGCAGCCTGTCCGCGGCCTTCCGGCTGTCGGCGCGGCAGCTCGACGCCGCGGAAGCCCGGCTGTTCGGGCTGCTGGCCCTGCACCCGGGCAGCGACCTCGACGTGCGCGCGGCGAGCGCGCTCGGCGGGCTCCCGCCCCGGGAGACCGACCGGCTGCTCGACCGGCTGCACGACGCGTACCTGGTCACCCAGCCCGCGGCCGACCGCTACGGCTTCCACGACCTCCTGCGCGCGTTCGCCGCCGGGACCCCGCTGGCCGAGGGCGAGCGGGAGCGGGCGTTCGGCAGGCTCGCCGCGTTCGCCGTCCGGGAGGCCGAGCGCGCCGACCGGGAGCTGGCCCCGCAGCGCTACCGCCCGGAGATCGGCTACCCCGCCGAGCTCCCGGAGCCGGCGCCGCTCGACGGCGTCGCGTGGTTCCGCGCCGAGTGGCCGAACCTGGTGGCGCTGTGCCGCCGGGCCGGCGAGCTGGGCGAACACGACCGGTGCTGGCAGCTCGCGTTCTTCCTGCGCGGGTACTTCTTCCTGGCGAAGCTGTGGGACCCGTGGATCGCGACGCACCGCTGGGCCCGCGCGGCGGCCGAAGCGGCGGGCGACCGGTGGGCGCTGGCGATCACGACGGCCAACCTCGGCGTCGCCCTGATCGACCGCGGCGACCTCGACGGGGCGTCCGAGTGCTACCGCGAAGCGCTGCGGGAGTACCGCGCGATCGGCGACCGCCACGGCGAGGCGACCGCGCTCGCGCACGACGCCTGGGCCGACCACTACCGCGGGGAGAACGCCGCCGCGCTGCGGAGCTTCCGGACGGCGCTGGAGTTCTACGAGCAGACGGGCAACGACCGCAACGCCGCCATCACCAACCGCGGCATCGCGCTGGTGCTCGTCGGGCTCGGCGAGGCGGCCGAAGCCGCCGAGCTCGCGACCGCCACGCTGGCCGTGTTCGACCGGCTGGGCCTCGACTTCGACGCCGCGATGGCGCTGAACTGCCTGGGCTGGGCCCGCTTCCACACCGGCGAGCACGACCTCGCGGCCGCGGCCTACCGCGAAGCGGCCGCGCGGGCGGAAGCCTGCGACAGCAGCCATGAAGCAGCGCGCGCGTACACGGGCCTCGGCAACGTGGCGGCCGCCCGCGGCGAACCCGGGGCGGCGGCCGGGTTCTGGTCCCAGGCGGACGAGATCCACCCGGACCTCGACCCGGTCGTCGTCGGCGAAGCCCGCGCCCGGCGGGCGTAA
- a CDS encoding SEFIR domain-containing protein, protein MVTRRPRVFVSYSHDDENHKTLVRRFAEFLHRHVGLEVHLDQWADGYRIDWAKWAARQLQQADFTLAIASPVYRRRLDGDEPPQIGWGSQFEGAILRNQLSSDIDEYTARILPVVLPGRAIEEIPGFLTPYSASHYKIQQFQVDDSGVRSLVRAITGQAEHPGPDGEPGVFVGDSFVPLARGRKLLLTNELKPVSKGPDVRLGAVGIDGTHYGNGIAYRCSMFCSEPRGVVEYTLGRKYKKFETTVGVLDDASDAQQTGYFEVFLDGVAHPGATVKLGSPAQLTVDVSEVLRLRLVAYRTDTTVHPMLAGARLAGGLSNGLPELGWGDPVLYT, encoded by the coding sequence ATGGTGACGCGCCGCCCCCGGGTTTTCGTGTCGTACTCGCACGACGACGAGAACCACAAGACACTCGTGCGCCGGTTCGCCGAGTTCCTGCACCGCCACGTCGGTCTCGAGGTGCACCTGGACCAGTGGGCGGACGGGTACCGCATCGACTGGGCCAAGTGGGCGGCGCGTCAGCTGCAGCAGGCCGACTTCACCCTCGCGATCGCGTCACCGGTGTACCGGCGGCGGCTCGACGGCGACGAGCCGCCGCAGATCGGCTGGGGCTCCCAGTTCGAGGGCGCCATCCTCCGCAACCAGCTCAGCAGCGACATCGACGAGTACACCGCGCGGATCCTGCCGGTCGTGCTGCCGGGCCGGGCGATCGAGGAGATCCCCGGCTTCCTGACGCCTTACTCGGCGTCGCACTACAAGATCCAGCAGTTCCAGGTCGACGATTCCGGCGTGCGGAGCCTGGTCCGCGCGATCACCGGACAGGCCGAGCACCCCGGACCGGACGGCGAGCCCGGGGTGTTCGTCGGAGACTCGTTCGTCCCGCTGGCGCGGGGCCGGAAACTGTTGCTGACCAACGAATTGAAGCCGGTCTCGAAAGGACCGGACGTCCGGCTCGGCGCGGTCGGCATCGACGGCACGCACTACGGCAACGGCATCGCCTACCGCTGTTCGATGTTCTGCAGCGAACCCCGCGGCGTCGTCGAATACACCCTCGGGCGGAAGTACAAGAAGTTCGAAACGACGGTCGGTGTCCTCGACGACGCGAGCGATGCCCAGCAGACCGGCTACTTCGAGGTCTTCCTCGACGGCGTCGCCCACCCGGGCGCCACGGTGAAGCTCGGGTCCCCGGCGCAGCTGACCGTCGACGTCTCCGAAGTGCTGCGGCTGCGGCTGGTGGCCTACCGCACCGACACCACGGTCCACCCGATGCTCGCGGGCGCGCGCCTGGCGGGCGGGCTGTCCAACGGCCTGCCCGAGCTCGGCTGGGGCGACCCGGTCCTCTACACCTGA
- a CDS encoding TetR/AcrR family transcriptional regulator, producing MTEAKERTRDRISRRQVDKFEQRRAQLAESALQTLAELGYARTSLREIAQNSDFSHGVLHYYFADKVDLLTHCVRQFEEVCVTRYDEIVARARTAAELQRDFAKAMGATLRADAKLHRLWYDLRNQSLFEESFRADVLEIDRRREEMIWHVVSRYAELVSAPVDVPPSVAYALLDGLFQQALLHHLAGVEHAAADLEREVPSVLARVVAS from the coding sequence GTGACAGAGGCGAAGGAGCGGACCCGGGACCGGATCTCGCGCCGCCAGGTCGACAAGTTCGAACAGCGGCGGGCGCAGCTGGCCGAGTCGGCGCTGCAGACGCTGGCCGAGCTCGGCTACGCGCGCACGAGCCTGCGGGAGATCGCGCAGAACTCGGACTTCTCGCACGGCGTGCTGCACTACTACTTCGCCGACAAGGTCGACCTGCTGACCCACTGCGTCCGGCAGTTCGAAGAAGTGTGCGTCACCCGGTACGACGAAATCGTCGCCCGCGCGCGCACGGCGGCGGAGCTGCAACGCGACTTCGCGAAGGCGATGGGCGCGACGCTGCGCGCGGACGCGAAGCTCCACCGGCTCTGGTACGACCTGCGCAACCAGAGCCTGTTCGAGGAGTCGTTCCGCGCCGACGTGCTGGAGATCGACCGCCGCCGCGAAGAGATGATCTGGCACGTGGTGTCGCGCTACGCGGAACTGGTGTCCGCCCCGGTCGACGTGCCCCCATCGGTGGCGTACGCCCTGCTGGACGGCCTGTTCCAGCAGGCGCTGCTCCACCACCTGGCGGGCGTGGAGCACGCCGCGGCGGACCTCGAACGAGAGGTCCCCTCCGTGTTGGCGCGGGTGGTGGCTAGCTAG
- a CDS encoding SDR family NAD(P)-dependent oxidoreductase: MGGYDLTGRAALVTGGARGLGAGMAEALARAGASVVIADIREDLGRATADALKQTGATAAFVPLDVTDDAGWEQAVTATIAELGGLDIVVNNAGVEISGLVADLDPADVRRMLDVNVLGTALGIKHAFRAMRPGGPAGNGGAVVNIASVAATIAFPGIAGYSATKSAVDRLTRVAAMEAGKLGYGVRVNCVYPGLVPTEMGNQLATDVVRLGLFPSVEDAIGAVVGQTPAGRLGEVTDMADAVVFLASDAARFVTGAGLPVDGGMGM; the protein is encoded by the coding sequence ATGGGTGGGTACGACCTGACCGGACGAGCAGCGCTGGTCACCGGCGGAGCACGCGGCCTCGGGGCCGGCATGGCCGAAGCGCTGGCCAGGGCCGGTGCCTCGGTGGTGATCGCCGACATCCGGGAGGACCTGGGCCGCGCGACCGCCGACGCGCTCAAGCAGACCGGCGCGACCGCCGCGTTCGTCCCTCTCGACGTCACCGACGACGCCGGCTGGGAGCAGGCCGTCACCGCCACCATCGCCGAGCTCGGCGGGCTGGACATCGTGGTCAACAACGCCGGCGTGGAGATCTCCGGCCTGGTCGCCGACCTCGACCCGGCCGACGTGCGGCGGATGCTCGACGTCAACGTCCTCGGCACCGCGCTCGGCATCAAGCACGCCTTCCGCGCGATGCGCCCCGGCGGCCCGGCGGGCAACGGCGGTGCTGTCGTCAACATCGCCTCGGTCGCCGCGACCATCGCCTTCCCGGGCATCGCGGGCTACTCGGCGACGAAGTCCGCGGTCGACCGGCTGACCCGCGTGGCCGCGATGGAGGCCGGGAAGCTCGGCTACGGCGTGCGCGTCAACTGCGTCTACCCCGGCCTGGTCCCCACCGAGATGGGCAACCAGCTCGCCACCGACGTCGTCCGGCTCGGGCTCTTCCCCAGCGTCGAGGACGCGATCGGCGCGGTCGTCGGGCAGACCCCGGCCGGCCGGCTCGGCGAGGTCACCGACATGGCCGACGCCGTCGTCTTCCTGGCCTCCGACGCCGCCCGCTTCGTCACCGGCGCCGGCCTGCCGGTCGACGGCGGCATGGGCATGTGA
- a CDS encoding long-chain fatty acid--CoA ligase translates to MRLVDYLDKGATLGPSAPCLTMAGASLSYASVQELSWRIARALAGSGVRPGEKVAILSANDPTAFACVFGVSRAGAVWCPVNPRNAAGENRELLDLFDCTCLIFQSSFAPLVEQLRPDLPKLKTAVCLDDGSFEDWLGDAAPWEAPPVDDVVMVVGTGGTTGRPKGVVLTGHNIETMTALTLMSYPFAGRPRYLALAPLTHAAGVLCFPVLALGGEVVVMPAPDLTEFLGLVEKHGITHAFLPPTLIYLLLDNAALDTADLSSLQCLWYGAAPMSTARLREAIERIGPVLGQLFGQSEAPMMISTLAPADHLHPDGTLAVERFASAGKPTPLTQVAIVDGAGRLLPPGERGEIVVRGPLVMAGYYKDPEATAKASAGGWHHTGDIGYLDEDNYLYLVDRLKDMIISGGFNVYSAEVEQALLSHPAVRDCAVVGLPHEKWGEQVTAVVQFHAGREVAADELRAFAKGLLGSVKAPKEVLVWPDLPRSKVGKVLKAEIKQQLATGAASPGSAPPTPA, encoded by the coding sequence ATGCGCCTGGTCGACTACCTCGACAAGGGGGCCACCCTCGGCCCCTCGGCGCCGTGCCTGACGATGGCCGGCGCCTCGCTGAGCTACGCGTCCGTCCAGGAGCTGTCCTGGCGGATCGCCCGGGCACTGGCCGGTTCCGGCGTCCGGCCGGGCGAGAAGGTCGCCATCCTGTCCGCCAACGACCCCACCGCGTTCGCGTGCGTCTTCGGCGTTTCGCGCGCGGGCGCGGTGTGGTGCCCGGTCAACCCGCGCAACGCCGCCGGGGAGAACCGGGAGCTCCTGGACCTCTTCGACTGCACGTGCCTGATCTTCCAGTCGTCGTTCGCGCCGCTGGTCGAGCAGCTGCGGCCGGACCTGCCGAAGCTGAAGACGGCGGTCTGCCTCGACGACGGCTCGTTCGAGGACTGGCTCGGCGACGCCGCGCCCTGGGAAGCGCCACCGGTGGACGACGTCGTCATGGTCGTCGGCACCGGCGGCACCACCGGACGGCCCAAGGGCGTCGTGCTGACCGGGCACAACATCGAGACGATGACCGCGCTGACGTTGATGAGCTACCCCTTCGCCGGGCGGCCGCGGTACCTGGCGCTCGCGCCGCTCACGCACGCGGCGGGCGTGCTGTGCTTCCCGGTGCTCGCGCTGGGCGGCGAGGTCGTCGTGATGCCGGCCCCGGACCTGACCGAGTTCCTCGGCCTGGTCGAGAAGCACGGCATCACGCACGCGTTCCTGCCGCCGACGTTGATCTACCTGCTGCTGGACAACGCCGCCCTGGACACCGCGGACCTCTCGTCGCTGCAGTGCCTCTGGTACGGCGCGGCGCCGATGTCCACCGCGCGGCTGCGGGAGGCGATCGAACGGATCGGGCCGGTGCTGGGCCAGCTGTTCGGGCAGTCGGAGGCCCCGATGATGATCTCCACGCTGGCTCCCGCGGACCACCTGCACCCGGACGGGACGCTCGCGGTCGAGCGGTTCGCCTCGGCGGGCAAGCCGACGCCGCTGACCCAGGTGGCGATCGTGGACGGCGCCGGCCGCCTCCTGCCGCCCGGCGAGCGCGGGGAAATCGTCGTGCGCGGACCGCTCGTGATGGCCGGGTACTACAAGGATCCCGAGGCCACGGCCAAGGCGTCGGCGGGCGGCTGGCACCACACCGGGGACATCGGCTACCTGGACGAGGACAACTACCTGTACCTCGTGGACCGCCTGAAGGACATGATCATCAGCGGCGGCTTCAACGTCTACTCCGCCGAGGTCGAGCAGGCGCTGCTGAGCCACCCCGCGGTCCGCGACTGCGCCGTCGTCGGGCTGCCGCACGAGAAGTGGGGCGAGCAGGTCACCGCCGTGGTGCAGTTCCACGCGGGCCGCGAAGTGGCCGCCGACGAGCTGCGGGCGTTCGCGAAAGGGCTGCTCGGGAGCGTCAAGGCGCCCAAGGAGGTGCTCGTGTGGCCGGACCTGCCGCGGTCCAAGGTGGGCAAGGTGCTGAAGGCGGAGATCAAGCAGCAGCTTGCCACCGGCGCAGCTTCTCCGGGTTCCGCACCGCCCACACCCGCCTGA